One Sebastes umbrosus isolate fSebUmb1 chromosome 6, fSebUmb1.pri, whole genome shotgun sequence DNA window includes the following coding sequences:
- the gp9 gene encoding glycoprotein IX (platelet), giving the protein MLSGLSLAAVLVWATLSAHTTGQACLCSALLPAGLQVNCSSLNLVDLPHLPPDTTELHVQDNQLTSVSPGLFDRLVGLKKVSLSGNPFHCDCRIQYLRNWLLRNRGVVSKEPTCVSPSSVAQRAVAELSDDYFSSCTPAGCTGGTYYNTMMGVMLCCLIVLLLWSLRLAKMSTFTLYIHERHSGFNADSLRSLRPKHRRRLHTAQSEVGADSLTWTENPLLNMELLPQVLDVLHKKHNIKIKAT; this is encoded by the coding sequence ATGCTCTCTGGTTTAAGTTTAGCTGCCGTCCTCGTCTGGGCCACGTTAAGCGCACACACTACCGGTCAAGCCTGCCTGTGTTCAGCCCTCCTGCCTGCTGGTCTGCAGGTCAACTGCAGCTCTTTAAACCTGGTGGACCTGCCTCATCTTCCCCCAGACACCACAGAGCTCCATGTGCAGGACAACCAGCTCACCTCAGTGTCTCCAGGCCTCTTCGACAGACTGGTCGGTCTGAAAAAGGTCTCACTCTCTGGGAACCCTTTCCACTGTGACTGTAGGATCCAGTACCTGAGGAACTGGTTGCTGAGGAACAGGGGCGTCGTCTCCAAGGAGCCCACCTGTGTCAGTCCCAGCTCCGTGGCTCAGAGAGCCGTCGCTGAACTCAGTGATGACTACTTTTCTTCCTGTACCCCGGCAGGCTGCACCGGTGGGACTTACTATAACACTATGATGGGAGTGATGCTCTGCTGCCTCATTGTTCTGCTTCTGTGGAGCTTGAGACTAGCCAAAATGTCCACCTTCACTCTGTACATACATGAGAGACATTCAGGATTCAACGCCGACTCTTTGCGCTCACTGAGGCCCAAACACAGGAGGAGGCTGCACACCGCACAGTCAGAGGTCGGCGCCGATTCTCTCACTTGGACAGAAAATCCACTTCTCAACATGGAGCTACTGCCACAAGTACTGGATGTGTTGCACAAGAAGCACAATATAAAGATAAAGGCTACCTGA
- the LOC119489868 gene encoding haloacid dehalogenase-like hydrolase domain-containing 5, with the protein MKGLLQFYRGLCTLSNRQARRKAWIVGSRCGFCGTQSNSKPQPSFGLLFDIDGVLVRGRMPIPAAKKAFEKLLDSQGQFVVPVVFVTNAGNCLRQTKADQLSHILGVPITQDQVIMSHSPLRMFKKFHDKCVLVSGQGPVLEIAKNVGFKNVISVDMLRESFPLLDMVDHNRRPKLPSSPVGNLPKVEAVVLFGEPIRWETNLQLINDILLTNGNLSSVHQTQKMPHLPLLACNMDLMWMAEAHSPRFGHGTFLVCLESIYKKITGKDLKYEALMGKPSELTYHFAEYLIRSQAMERQWKLPVTSLYAIGDNLMTDIYGANLYNRYLEERVARKNPKAVAKMVSATGSTTAVPQEEESDNLWESELALPSATSCKSLLVCTGVYNPNVEVPSDASHCIKETVFHGHRDFRFDPALVEPDHIVQDVAEAVDRIFEQEKFVPQKS; encoded by the exons CCACAGCCAAGCTTTGGGCTGTTGTTTGACATTGATGGCGTGCTTGTCCGGGGAAGGATGCCAATCCCCGCTGCAAAAAAGGCGTTCGAGAAGTTGCTCGACTCTCAGGGACAATTTGTGGTGCcagttgtttttgtcacaaATGCAGGGAATTGCCTCCGACAAACAAAAGCGGACCAACTCTCTCACATCCTGGGAGTACCC ATCACACAAGATCAAGTCATCATGTCCCATAGTCCCCTGAGGATGTTTAAGAAGTTTCATGACAAGTGTGTGCTGGTGTCAGGACAGGGACCCGTCCTGGAAATCGCTAAAAA CGTGGGCTTTAAGAACGTCATCAGTGTTGATATGCTGAGGGAATCCTTCCCACTGCTGGACATGGTGGATCACAATAGGAGACCCAAACTGCCG TCCAGTCCTGTTGGCAACCTTCCTAAGGTTGAAG CCGTGGTTCTGTTCGGGGAGCCGATTCGATGGGAGACCAACCTGCAGCTGATAAATGACATTTTGTTGACCAACGGAAACCTCAGCAGTGTTCACCAAACCCAGAAGATGCCTCACCTCCCCCTGCTGGCCTGCAACATGGACCTCATGTGGATGGCTGAGGCACATTCTCCACG GTTTGGCCATGGGACGTTTCTTGTATGCCTAGAGAGCATTTATAAGAAGATAACAGGCAAAGACCTGAAGTACGAGGCGCTCATGGGGAAACCCAGCGAGCTGACTTACCACTTTGCAGAGTACCTCATCAGAAGCCAGGCCATGGAGAGGCAATGGAAACTTCCTGTCACTTCCCTTTACGCTATAGG GGATAACCTTATGACTGACATCTACGGAGCCAATCTATACAACCGTTACCTGGAGGAGAGAGTCGCTAGAAAGAACCCCAAAGCCGTTGCTAAGATGGTCTCCGCCACGGGTTCCACCACTGCGGTGccccaggaggaggagagcgacAATCTGTGGGAGAGCGAGCTGGCGCTGCCCTCTGCCACTTCCTGTAAGTCTCTCCTCGTCTGCACAGGGGTCTACAACCCCAACGTTGAGGTGCCGTCCGATGCGAGTCACTGCATCAAAGAGACCGTGTTCCACGGGCACCGGGACTTCAGGTTCGACCCGGCGCTGGTGGAGCCGGACCACATTGTGCAGGACGTGGCGGAAGCTGTCGACCGCATCTTTGAGCAGGAGAAGTTTGTGCCTCAGAAGAGTTGA